A genomic stretch from Microplitis mediator isolate UGA2020A chromosome 10, iyMicMedi2.1, whole genome shotgun sequence includes:
- the LOC130676204 gene encoding diacylglycerol kinase theta, protein MASASANTPASHGHSFRQKTFHKPTFCHSCTDRLWGIIGQGNYICEVCNFVVHERCLTAVVSPCSSIAASLIKNPVAHCWSEPVHHKKKFCNVCRKRLEDTSPSVHCEICEYFVHTDCQDFALADCKENATYLPGKDLSSVTQAHHWREGNLPTNSKCAVCKKGCCSTECLSGFRCEWCGMTLHSYCRKSPAVRQECTFGSLEPIYLPPYAISIPRSDVPMEAIIGVHSRRREISTHNTGEQFDFAESERIGATGHLAEAFRRLSLVFPRSCHGNCHASPPYVRARSISEEFSSGDTKNRDSDDAMQPTSGHNKDPKSPKDKDDKERGDEEMIKVYDGNLSFKRKIFRVISIPRQATTAEVLAAALKAYHITEVHPNLFYLTDLYAPEETRLWDPTPVLNLHRKEGKRRGVFLRHKDQLNGEVRVYPGKLNTSQSYCEVPINEDTTVADLMREALVRFGEENSNIEDYRCSEVLMDRDVTERVLDTAEKPLEILKQLGKDSIRQRELMRFYLQLKQDPHGSNVALYVANLPASLNEKVYENILIDFLGIENKFTSIGPIYYEHGCMVIIYEDLEKAVRALYILRESKYEDKNLLVMLLPSIEPTMIPAGVQPLLVFVNVKSGGCQGHELVTSFRKLLNPYQVFDLDNGGPLPGMYMFRHIRNYKILVCGGDGTIGWVLQCLDNVGQDSECSSPACAIVPLGTGNDLARVLCWGPGYTGGEDPINLLRDVIDAEEIMLDRWTVVFHPQDQDDATGAGSTSEDNAQMFVMNNYFGLGIDADLCLGFHNAREENPDKFNSRLHNKGVYVKMGVKKMLDRTCRDMQRKIRLEVDNKVIDLPPLEGMIILNIQSWGSGAKPWGDGPDEQFRKPNHYDGLLEVVGVTGVAHLGQIQSGFRSAMRIAQGGHIKIHLSSDVPVQVDGEPWTQTPSVVVILKSALKAAMLKKTKGKVKRRDTDANMPSTGPLPTTSNDPTDPEVF, encoded by the exons ATGGCGTCGGCCTCGGCCAATACTCCAGCTAGCCACGGGCACAGCTTTAGACAGAAAACGTTCCACAAACCTACGTTCTGCCATAGCTGCACCGATCGGCTCTGGGGCATCATTGGACAGGGGAACTACATCTGCGAAG TTTGCAACTTCGTGGTGCACGAACGCTGTCTTACGGCCGTCGTGTCTCCCTGCTCCAGCATCGCGGCAAGCCTCATTAAG AATCCGGTTGCACACTGCTGGTCCGAACCGGTACAtcataaaaagaaattttgcaATGTTTGTCGAAAACGTCTTGAGGACACGTCTCCGTCCGTACACTGtgaaa tttgcGAGTACTTTGTGCACACGGACTGTCAAGACTTTGCTTTGGCGGATTGCAAGGAAAATGCAACGTACCTGCCGGGAAAGGACCTGTCGTCAGTTACTCAAGCACATCACTGGCGTGAAGGAAACCTACCGACCAATTCAAAATGTGCTGTATGCAAAAAAGGTTGCTGTTCCACTGAGTGCCTGTCGGGATTTCGATGCGAGTGGTGTGGCATGacg TTACACTCGTATTGCCGCAAAAGTCCGGCCGTGAGACAAGAATGCACCTTTGGAAGTTTAGAACCGATTTATCTACCTCCATACGCAATTAGCATCCCGCGAAGTGATGTGCCGATGGAGGCAATCATCGGTGTACATTCTCGACGGAGAGAAATCTCAACGC ATAACACCGGAGAGCAATTTGATTTTGCTGAGAGCGAACGAATTGGGGCGACAGGTCATCTGGCCGAAGCTTTCAGGCGCCTTTCACTAGTTTTTCCACGTAGCTGCCATGGAAATTGTCATGCTTCCCCTCCTTATGTTCGAG CGCGAAGTATTTCCGAGGAATTTAGTAGCGGAGACACTAAAAATCGTGACAGCGATGATGCAATGCAACCCACCAGCGGTCACAATAAAGATCCTAAATCTCCAAAGGATAAGGACGATAAAGAACGAGGTGATGAAG AAATGATTAAAGTTTACGATGGCAATTTGTCCTTCAAGCGAAAAATATTCCGGGTAATCTCAATACCTCGGCAAGCAACTACAGCGGAAGTTCTCGCGGCGGCTCTTAAAGCGTATCACATTACGGAAGTACATCCGa ATCTTTTTTATCTAACTGATTTGTACGCTCCCGAAGAAACGCGATTGTGGGATCCAACGCCAGTGCTTAATTTACATCGTAAAGAAGGAAAACGTCGAGGTGTTTTTCTGCGACACAA agACCAGCTCAATGGTGAAGTTCGTGTCTATCCCGGCAAACTAAATACATCGCAATCTTATTGTGAAGTACCAATAAATGAGGATACGACAGTTGCTGATCTTATGCGCGAAGCACTCGTTCGATTTGGTGAAGAAAATTCCAATATTGAAGACTATCGATGTAGTGAAGTTCTCATGGATCGCGatg TTACGGAGAGAGTGTTGGACACTGCCGAAAAGCCATTGGAGATATTAAAACAATTAGGAAAAGATTCTATTAGACAACGTGAACTAATGAGATTTTATCTACAATTAAAACAAGATCCGCACGGTTCTAATGTTGCACTGTACGTTGCCAATTTACCAGCAAGTTTAAATGAGAaagtttatgaaaatattctcattgattttttaggaatag aaaacaaATTTACGTCGATTGGTCCGATTTATTATGAACACGGATGCATGGTGATTATATACGAAGATCTAGAAAAGGCTGTACGTGCACTTTATATTCTACGTGAATCGAAGtatgaagacaaaaatttgttagtgATGCTTTTACCAAGTATTGAACCAACAATGATACCAGCGGGTGTCCAACCACTCCTGGTATTTGTCAACGTCAAATCGGGTGGATGCCAAGGCCACGAATTAGTCACCAGTTTCCGCAAACTCTTGAATCCATACCAAGTATTTGACTTGGACAATGGCGGTCCTCTTCCCGG AATGTACATGTTTCGGCATATAAGGAATTACAAGATACTTGTTTGCGGTGGCGATGGCACGATAGGATGGGTATTACAGTGTTTAGACAATGTAGGACAAGATAGTGAGTGCTCGTCACCAGCTTGTGCAATTGTCCCCTTAGGAACGGGTAACGATCTTGCACGAGTATTGTGTTGGGGACCGGGTTATACTGGTGGTGAAGATCCAATTAATCTTCTACGAGATGTTATCGATGCTGAAGAGATTATGCTTGACAGGTGGACTGTTGTATTTCATCCTCAAGATCAAGATGATGCTACGG gaGCTGGATCGACGAGTGAAGATAACGCACAAATGTTTGTTATGAATAATTACTTTGGTCTTGGTATTGACGCTGACCTGTGTCTGGGTTTTCACAATGCGCGCGAAGAAAATCCAGATAAATTCAACAGTCGATTGCACAATAAAGGAGTCTACGTTAAAATGGGAGTAAAGAAAATGTTGGATCGAACGTGCCGTGATATGCAAAGGAAAATTAGGTTGGAAGTTGATAATAAAGTGATCGATTTACCACCACTTGAAggaatgattattttaaacatcCAAAG TTGGGGTTCTGGAGCAAAGCCATGGGGCGATGGCCCAGACGAGCAATTCCGTAAACCGAATCACTACGACGGTTTATTAGAGGTCGTAGGAGTTACAGGCGTTGCACACTTGGGACAAATCCAATCTGGTTTCCGCTCAGCTATGAGAATAGCACaa gGTGGGcacataaaaatacatttgagTTCGGATGTGCCAGTTCAAGTTGACGGCGAACCGTGGACCCAGACTCCAAGTGTCGTAGTTATTCTTAAGTCTGCCCTCAAG GCTGCGATGCTGAAGAAGACCAAGGGTAAAGTCAAGCGACGGGATACTGATGCAAATATGCCATCAACAGGACCACTACCAACAACATCCAACGATCCAACGGATCCAGAGGTATTCTGA